TTTCACTTCGCCGAGTCGGTGGCGGCTTTTTACTTCAGCGCACTTGGCAATCAATTCGTCGAAGTTGCGATATGTGGTCGGCTCGCCGTCGCCCGAAAAGGCAATATCATTTAAGCGACGAAGGCTAGGTGGCGTGCAGCGGAACTTCTCTGTGCGGTAAATGTCCCCTGTCAGGATCAGTCGCAAACCAACATTTAACTCATCGAGTAACCGCTCTGTTTCGACAAAAGTGGTCTCTGCTGGTAGAGTCCGATTGACCTGACAGTAAATGCAATCGAAATTGCAAACTTTGTCGGGATTAAGATTCACTCCCAACGATAATCCGTTTGCTCGCCGACTCAGCACCGGATAAACAAAGCGAAAATTTTCGAATGTGCGCTCGTGGTGTGCAAATAACTGAGTATTTACTCTGAAAGGGGCCGACTTGTTTTTTCCATCACTGAACATGATCTGAAGTTATTGATTGCTCGGCATCCGCCAAGTTGCTCGTCAAAGCAATTGTAACCAGCCACCGGCGGAACGAATGGCATTCAGAGCCGCCGCAAAACAGTATATTCGTCCAGCGTGACGGTCGTAAGTTCTCCATCCTCTCGCTTGAGAACAATTATATCGCTATATACCTTGTCATCTACGTGACGTCGAAAATGCAAACCGTGCTGTCGGCGTTCGCAGCGAACTACCGTGCCCACGGTTTTCGCAGTCCATCGCTGAAGACCAACCTTCACTTCATGCTTGGCTTCCAGACAATCGCCAGCTTGCAATTGCGTAAACAATTGTCGCGACCGCAATTCAGCTTCCGAAATAGGATATGTGGGGACTGTTTCCATAGCGACGTGTGGGCTCGACAGTTCACACTTCTTTGGCATTAATCCAAGGCATCAACTTACGTAAACGACGGCCTACTTCCTCGATGGCATGCGAACGTTCTGCGCGTCGGGTAGCTTTAAAGGCCGGCGCATTGGCCTTATTCTCCAATATCCACTCCCGGGCGAATTGGCCCGATTTAATTTCCTGCAATATTTTTTTCATTTCAGCTTTCGTCTGCTCTGTCACGATGCGCGGTCCGCGAGTGTAATCCCCGTATTCCGCTGTATTGGATACACTATAGCGCATGTAGTTGAGTCCGCCTTGATAAAACAGATCGACAATCAACTTCAACTCATGCATGCACTCGAAGTAAGCCATCTCGGGTTGATAACCAGCCTCAACTAAAGTTTCGAATCCGGCTTTCACTAGTGCGCTCACCCCGCCACACAAGACCGTCTGCTCGCCAAACAAATCGGTTTCGGTTTCTTCCGCAAAGGTTGTTTCGATGACCCCAGCCCGTGTACCACCAATTCCTTTTGCATATGCCAAACCAATTTTCTTGGTTGTTTCACTGGCACCAGAACTAAAAGCAATTAGACACGGCACGCCGCCCCCCTTTTCAAACTCGCTGCGGACCAAATGGCCCGGGCCTTTGGGGGCCACCAACAACGCATCGACTCCCGGCGGCGGCTCGACCTGACCAAAATGGATGTTGAACCCGTGCGAACACATCAGCACGTTCCCTTCCTTCAGGTTTGGGCGAACATCCTGCCGGTATACATCTCCCTGTACTTCGTCAGGAAGCAAAATATTGATGATATCAGCCTGTTTGGCGGCATCTGCGGCGCTGACCGGCTTAAATTTGTGGCTGACGGCCAACTCGTAGTTTTTGCTGCCGGGGCGCTGGCCGACAATCACATTGCAACCGCTGTCTCGTAGATTCTGTGCCTGTGCGTGCCCTTGTGAGCCATAACCCAAGATGGCAATGGTCTTGCCTTTCAGAATGGAAAGGTCAGCATCATTGTCGTAATAAATTTTAGCTGGCATGAATGGAGTAAGAGAAAAAGCCAAGGAATTGCAATCAAGCATCAAGCCAACGAACCCCGAATTGAATCGTCGTTGATTGCAGTAATATTTCCGTCAGTGCTAGATGTGCTCGCCGTCAAGTCGGGCCGACAAATTCCCCGAACCATCGCAATGCGGCCCGTCCGGGCGAGTTCTAAAATACCAAATGGCCGCATCATTTCGATGAACGCCTCAATTTTCTTTTCCTGCCCGGAAATTTCCACGATCACCTGATCCTTCGCCACATCCACAATTCGACCGCGGAAAATGTCACATAGTTCGCGGATTTCGCGTCGCTTGTCCCCCACGGCACGCACGCGGATCAGCATTAAATCCCGCTCCACGTAATCCTGCGAGCTTATGTCGTCAACCTTGACAACCGTTACAATTTTCTCCAATTGCCTTCTGACTTGCTCCAGCACGCGGTCATCGCCGACAACCACAAAAGTCATTCGCGATAAGTGTGGCGATTCGGTCTCACCAACCGCCAAGCTGTCGATATTGTAGCCGCGGGAAGCCAACATGCCCGAAATGTGCGCCAGCACTCCCGGTACGTTTTGCACCACTGCTGAAATGACATGCCGCATGCGAGAATTCCATGAATTGTAGACGATCAATCATAGCCCGCGGAGTTGCCAGTCGCAAGGGACGATCTCGATACTATGCGCGTATGGCAAACAACACATTCGTGACAATGACACCAGCAGCTGTTTTTGGTTCGAGGGAATCGCATATGCTTAATCACTACGGCTTATCGTTGACGTTGATGGCAGGCTGTGCAGCGCGCGTAAACATCGTGTAATTGGCCGCGAAGCAACTTGGGATCAAGCGTCGTGGAAGACGCGACATCTTGCGCGGCCGCGGCCAAGTCGTCCGCCTGTGATTTCCACTGGGCTCCCGCACGGTCAGCGGCCAACCATTGCGCCAGCTCAACAAGCGCCACTGTATACGACCTAG
This portion of the Pirellulales bacterium genome encodes:
- a CDS encoding radical SAM protein codes for the protein MFSDGKNKSAPFRVNTQLFAHHERTFENFRFVYPVLSRRANGLSLGVNLNPDKVCNFDCIYCQVNRTLPAETTFVETERLLDELNVGLRLILTGDIYRTEKFRCTPPSLRRLNDIAFSGDGEPTTYRNFDELIAKCAEVKSRHRLGEVKMVLITNASMFHREHVQRGLAILNENNGEIWAKLDAGTEDYYKLVDRTTIPFQQILDNIRTAAQVRPIVIQALFMNVNGDPPSFAEQLAFCDRLSEFIAAGGIIKLVQIYTMARRPTEPFVTPLSDAEVDSLTELVRFRTGLKACAYYAA
- the ilvC gene encoding ketol-acid reductoisomerase — encoded protein: MPAKIYYDNDADLSILKGKTIAILGYGSQGHAQAQNLRDSGCNVIVGQRPGSKNYELAVSHKFKPVSAADAAKQADIINILLPDEVQGDVYRQDVRPNLKEGNVLMCSHGFNIHFGQVEPPPGVDALLVAPKGPGHLVRSEFEKGGGVPCLIAFSSGASETTKKIGLAYAKGIGGTRAGVIETTFAEETETDLFGEQTVLCGGVSALVKAGFETLVEAGYQPEMAYFECMHELKLIVDLFYQGGLNYMRYSVSNTAEYGDYTRGPRIVTEQTKAEMKKILQEIKSGQFAREWILENKANAPAFKATRRAERSHAIEEVGRRLRKLMPWINAKEV
- the ilvN gene encoding acetolactate synthase small subunit; amino-acid sequence: MRHVISAVVQNVPGVLAHISGMLASRGYNIDSLAVGETESPHLSRMTFVVVGDDRVLEQVRRQLEKIVTVVKVDDISSQDYVERDLMLIRVRAVGDKRREIRELCDIFRGRIVDVAKDQVIVEISGQEKKIEAFIEMMRPFGILELARTGRIAMVRGICRPDLTASTSSTDGNITAINDDSIRGSLA